The Ictidomys tridecemlineatus isolate mIctTri1 chromosome 6, mIctTri1.hap1, whole genome shotgun sequence genome includes a region encoding these proteins:
- the Nrip2 gene encoding nuclear receptor-interacting protein 2 isoform X2 yields MRETPGGRDRKQSCGTEPTWASSDGSNRPLNSSTRTPLTCSPWTASRGSAPPRICQQPHSVIQRRLMEGNQSRLQGESPLVQALVRGQDSKRKTSGTEIPALLVNCKCQDQLLRVAVNTGTQHNQISTGCLSRLGLGKRVLKAPGGDLAPGPTQVEQLELQLGQEKVACSAQVVDVDSPEFCLGLQTLLSLKCCIDLERGVLRLKAPFSELPFLPLYQEPGQ; encoded by the exons ATGAGGGAGACACCAGGAGGAAGGGACAGGAAGCAGAGCTGCGGGACCGAGCCCACCTGGGCCAGCAGCGACGGCTCAAACAGGCCACTCAATTCCTCCACAAGGACTCCGctgacctgctccccctggacagCCTCAAGAGGCTCGGCACCTCCAAGGATTTG CCAGCAGCCGCACAGCGTGATCCAAAGACGTCTGATGGAGGGGAATCAGAGTCGGCTTCAGGGGGAGTCTCCCTTAGTGCAGGCCCTGGTTCGTGGCCAGGACAGCAAGAGGAAGACCAGTGGGACAGAGATTCCAGCTCTTCTGGTCAACTGCAAG tGCCAGGACCAGCTGCTTAGAGTGGCTGTGAACACAGGAACCCAACACAATCAGATCTCCACTGGATGTCTCAGCCGCCTAGG GTTAGGGAAGCGGGTTCTAAAAGCCCCAGGTGGGGACCTGGCACCTGGGCCAACCCAGGTGGAGCAGCTGGAGCTCCAGCTAGGGCAGGAGAAGGTGGCATGCTCAGCCCAGGTGGTGG ATGTTGACAGTCCTGAATTCTGCCTGGGCCTGCAGACTCTGCTCTCCCTCAAG TGCTGCATTGACCTGGAACGTGGAGTGCTGCGACTGAAAGCCCCCTTCTCAGAGCTGCCCTTCCTGCCTCTGTACCAAGAGCCTGGCCAGTGA
- the Nrip2 gene encoding nuclear receptor-interacting protein 2 isoform X1 — protein sequence MSSQQEARRDEGDTRRKGQEAELRDRAHLGQQRRLKQATQFLHKDSADLLPLDSLKRLGTSKDLQPHSVIQRRLMEGNQSRLQGESPLVQALVRGQDSKRKTSGTEIPALLVNCKCQDQLLRVAVNTGTQHNQISTGCLSRLGLGKRVLKAPGGDLAPGPTQVEQLELQLGQEKVACSAQVVDVDSPEFCLGLQTLLSLKCCIDLERGVLRLKAPFSELPFLPLYQEPGQ from the exons ATGAGCTCCCAGCAGGAGGCCAGGAGAGATGAGGGAGACACCAGGAGGAAGGGACAGGAAGCAGAGCTGCGGGACCGAGCCCACCTGGGCCAGCAGCGACGGCTCAAACAGGCCACTCAATTCCTCCACAAGGACTCCGctgacctgctccccctggacagCCTCAAGAGGCTCGGCACCTCCAAGGATTTG CAGCCGCACAGCGTGATCCAAAGACGTCTGATGGAGGGGAATCAGAGTCGGCTTCAGGGGGAGTCTCCCTTAGTGCAGGCCCTGGTTCGTGGCCAGGACAGCAAGAGGAAGACCAGTGGGACAGAGATTCCAGCTCTTCTGGTCAACTGCAAG tGCCAGGACCAGCTGCTTAGAGTGGCTGTGAACACAGGAACCCAACACAATCAGATCTCCACTGGATGTCTCAGCCGCCTAGG GTTAGGGAAGCGGGTTCTAAAAGCCCCAGGTGGGGACCTGGCACCTGGGCCAACCCAGGTGGAGCAGCTGGAGCTCCAGCTAGGGCAGGAGAAGGTGGCATGCTCAGCCCAGGTGGTGG ATGTTGACAGTCCTGAATTCTGCCTGGGCCTGCAGACTCTGCTCTCCCTCAAG TGCTGCATTGACCTGGAACGTGGAGTGCTGCGACTGAAAGCCCCCTTCTCAGAGCTGCCCTTCCTGCCTCTGTACCAAGAGCCTGGCCAGTGA
- the Itfg2 gene encoding KICSTOR complex protein ITFG2 isoform X1 — translation MRSVSYVQRVALEFSGSLFPHAICLGDVDNDALNELVVGDTSGKLSVYKNDDSRPWLTCTCQGMLTCVGVGDVCNKGKNLVVAVSAEGWFHLFDLTPAKVLDASGHHETFMGEEQRPVFKQHIPANTKVMLISDIDGDGYCELVVGYTDRVVRAFRWEEMAEGTEHLTGQLVSLKKWMLEGQLSPCSWQVDSLSVTLGPLGVPELMVSQPGCAYAVLLCTWNKDTGSPATSEGATEGSRETPAARDVVLHQTSGRIHNKNVSTHLIGNIKQGHSSESGGSGLFALCTLDGTLKLMEEADKLLWSVQVDHQLFALEKLDVTGNGHEEVVACAWDGQTYIIDYNRTVVRFQVDENIRAFCAGLYACKEGRNRPCLVYVTFNQKIYVYWEVQLERMESTNLLKLLEAEPEYHSLLQELGMDPDDLPAARALLHQTLYHPDQPLPCAPSSLQDPT, via the exons TTAAATGAACTGGTAGTGGGAGATACCAGCGGAAAGCTGTCTGTGTATAAGAATGATGACAGCCGGCCATGGCTCACCTGCACCTGTCAGGGAATG TTGACTTGCGTTGGAGTTGGAGATGTGTGTAACAAAGGAAAG AACCTGGTAGTGGCAGTGAGTGCCGAAGGCTGGTTTCACTTGTTTGACCTGACACCTGCCAAGGTTCTGGATGCTTCTGGGCACCATGAGACATTCATGGGAGAGGAGCAGCGTCCAGTCTTCAAACAACACATTCCTGCCAATACCAAGGTCATGCTCATCAGCGACATCG ATGGAGATGGGTATTGTGAGCTGGTAGTGGGCTACACAGACCGTGTGGTGCGGGCCTTCCGCTGGGAAGAGATGGCTGAGGGCACTGAACACCTGACAGGCCAGCTGGTGTCCCTCAAGAAATGGATGCTGGAGGGTCAG TTAAGCCCCTGTTCCTGGCAGGTGGACAGTCTCTCGGTGACACTGGGGCCACTGGGTGTTCCTGAATTGATGGTATCTCAGCCAGGCTGTGCTTATGCAGTGCTTCTGTGCACCTGGAACAAGGATACTGGGTCCCCTGCTACCTCTGAGGGGGCCACGGAGGGCAGTAG GGAGACCCCAGCTGCCCGAGATGTAGTGCTGCACCAGACTTCTGGCCGCATCCACAACAAGAACGTCTCCACTCACCTGATTGGCAACATCAAGCAAG GCCACAGTTCTGAGAGTGGTGGCTCTGGCCTCTTTGCCCTGTGCACCCTGGATG GGACATTGAAGCTTATGGAGGAAGCAGACAAGCTGCTGTGGTCAGTCCAGGTGGATCACCAACTTTTCGCCCTAGAAAAGTTAGATGTCACA GGAAATGGGCATGAAGAGGTGGTTGCATGTGCCTGGGATGGACAGACATATATTATCGATTACAACCGCACCGTTGTTCGCTTCCAAGTGGATGAAAATATCCGCGCCTTCTGTGCAG GCCTGTACGCCTGCAAAGAGGGCCGTAATCGCCCCTGCCTCGTGTATGTCACGTTTAACCAGAAGATCTATGTTTACTGGGAGGTACAGCTGGAAAGGATGGAGTCCACCAATCTGCTGAAACTGTTAGAAGCTGAGCCTGAGTACCACAGCCTCCTGCAGGAGCTGGGGATGG ATCCTGATGACCTCCCTGCAGCCCGAGCCCTGCTTCACCAAACTCTCTACCATCCGGACCAGCCACTACCATGTGCTCCCTCAAGCCTCCAGGATCCCACCTAG
- the Itfg2 gene encoding KICSTOR complex protein ITFG2 isoform X2, translating into MRSVSYVQRVALEFSGSLFPHAICLGDVDNDALNELVVGDTSGKLSVYKNDDSRPWLTCTCQGMLTCVGVGDVCNKGKNLVVAVSAEGWFHLFDLTPAKVLDASGHHETFMGEEQRPVFKQHIPANTKVMLISDIDGDGYCELVVGYTDRVVRAFRWEEMAEGTEHLTGQLVSLKKWMLEGQVDSLSVTLGPLGVPELMVSQPGCAYAVLLCTWNKDTGSPATSEGATEGSRETPAARDVVLHQTSGRIHNKNVSTHLIGNIKQGHSSESGGSGLFALCTLDGTLKLMEEADKLLWSVQVDHQLFALEKLDVTGNGHEEVVACAWDGQTYIIDYNRTVVRFQVDENIRAFCAGLYACKEGRNRPCLVYVTFNQKIYVYWEVQLERMESTNLLKLLEAEPEYHSLLQELGMDPDDLPAARALLHQTLYHPDQPLPCAPSSLQDPT; encoded by the exons TTAAATGAACTGGTAGTGGGAGATACCAGCGGAAAGCTGTCTGTGTATAAGAATGATGACAGCCGGCCATGGCTCACCTGCACCTGTCAGGGAATG TTGACTTGCGTTGGAGTTGGAGATGTGTGTAACAAAGGAAAG AACCTGGTAGTGGCAGTGAGTGCCGAAGGCTGGTTTCACTTGTTTGACCTGACACCTGCCAAGGTTCTGGATGCTTCTGGGCACCATGAGACATTCATGGGAGAGGAGCAGCGTCCAGTCTTCAAACAACACATTCCTGCCAATACCAAGGTCATGCTCATCAGCGACATCG ATGGAGATGGGTATTGTGAGCTGGTAGTGGGCTACACAGACCGTGTGGTGCGGGCCTTCCGCTGGGAAGAGATGGCTGAGGGCACTGAACACCTGACAGGCCAGCTGGTGTCCCTCAAGAAATGGATGCTGGAGGGTCAG GTGGACAGTCTCTCGGTGACACTGGGGCCACTGGGTGTTCCTGAATTGATGGTATCTCAGCCAGGCTGTGCTTATGCAGTGCTTCTGTGCACCTGGAACAAGGATACTGGGTCCCCTGCTACCTCTGAGGGGGCCACGGAGGGCAGTAG GGAGACCCCAGCTGCCCGAGATGTAGTGCTGCACCAGACTTCTGGCCGCATCCACAACAAGAACGTCTCCACTCACCTGATTGGCAACATCAAGCAAG GCCACAGTTCTGAGAGTGGTGGCTCTGGCCTCTTTGCCCTGTGCACCCTGGATG GGACATTGAAGCTTATGGAGGAAGCAGACAAGCTGCTGTGGTCAGTCCAGGTGGATCACCAACTTTTCGCCCTAGAAAAGTTAGATGTCACA GGAAATGGGCATGAAGAGGTGGTTGCATGTGCCTGGGATGGACAGACATATATTATCGATTACAACCGCACCGTTGTTCGCTTCCAAGTGGATGAAAATATCCGCGCCTTCTGTGCAG GCCTGTACGCCTGCAAAGAGGGCCGTAATCGCCCCTGCCTCGTGTATGTCACGTTTAACCAGAAGATCTATGTTTACTGGGAGGTACAGCTGGAAAGGATGGAGTCCACCAATCTGCTGAAACTGTTAGAAGCTGAGCCTGAGTACCACAGCCTCCTGCAGGAGCTGGGGATGG ATCCTGATGACCTCCCTGCAGCCCGAGCCCTGCTTCACCAAACTCTCTACCATCCGGACCAGCCACTACCATGTGCTCCCTCAAGCCTCCAGGATCCCACCTAG